TGGATTCAAATTTAACGCCCTGAGATGCAAATATTTCCATCATTTTATTTTGTGGAATATCAAAATCTTGTTGTGGGTAGCTAGCCGTGCCTAAACCATCTTGGTTAGAGACTATCACTAAAATGAAGCCTGCATTTTGTAGCGTTAATAAACTTGGAATAACATCGGCTTCAAATTTTAATTTTTCTAAACTATCCACTTGCTTATCGGTAATGGGCTCATCGATTAAGGTACCGTCACGGTCGATGAATAGAAATTTTTGTTTGCTCATGGTTTGTGTTCCCTACAGCGATTTTAAGGTCGTTAATGTGGCTTCCATCTCAGCTTGGTTGCCGATAGTAATACGTATACAGTTTTCAAGGCGCTTTTTGGTCGCAAAGTCGCGCATGATAATGCCATTATTGGCAAAGGCTGCGAAGACTTTTGCCGAATCTTTAAAGCGTACTAAAACAAAGTTACCCGTGGCAGGGAAAACTTCTGTAACACAATCAAGTTCGTTTAGGGCTTGCTGTAATAGTTGGCGATTGTTGTTGAGGATCGCAACGCGTTCAAGCATCACCGCGAGTCCCTTTTCTGATAGCGCTTGTGTGGCAATTTGTGCAATAGGCTCAGGCATCGGGTAAGGAGCTATAACCTTGGATAACATTGCGATAACAGGGGCTTGGGCAATTGTGAAGCCACAACGAATGGCTGCTAACGCAAAAGCCTTCGATAGTGTCCGTGTTAACACTAAATTTTCATGTTGCGCAATTAAGTCAACTTGGCTTCGCTCTGGGCAAAATTCGATATAAGCTTCATCGGCAACAATCAGCGCTTTACCTGCGGTTGCTTGTAACAGATGAACTAGTTTCTCCCTATCAAGCATATTGCCCGTTGGGTTATTCGGAGCACATAAAAAAACGATTTTAACTTGGCTATCGCTTTTATTGACGGCCTGTTCGACGGCAAAATAATCGACATCGAATTGTGCATCAAGCGCCACTTCTTCAATGGCTACTCCGCAGGTTTCTGCGCTGATAGCATACATGCCATAGGTGGGAGGGCAAATTAAAATACTATCGATACCCGGTTCACAAAAAGTGCGGATCAAAATTTCAATGCTTTCATCGGCACCACGAGTTGTTAGCAATTGCTCGTTATTAACGCCTGCGTAACTCGCGTAGGCATTAATTAATGCGGGAGGTTGAAATTCAGGGTAACGATTTAATTTGCTTGAATCTAATTGATATTCACTGCAGTCAGGTGCTTCATTCGCATTTAACCAGATATGGCCTTTTCCGCCGATACGACGCGCAGAAAGATAAGGGGTTAATGCTTGTACCGTTTTACGGGCGAGGTGTTGTGTGTTGCTCATCTCTTGGATCTTCCCTAGCTATATATAATGGCGAGACGCGAACGCCTCGCTTGCCCATTGCTGCTAATTATTAAGTTTGTCGATACGAATTGTTACTGCTCGAGCGTGTGCCGTTAAGCCTTCCGATTCAGCAAGGCAAGTGACGGCTGGCGCTAAGCGACGTAGTCCATCCATGGTTAATTCTTGCACAGTGTAGCGTTTTACAAAATCTGCTAGCCCTAAGCTTGAATAGGTACGGGTATA
This window of the Psychromonas sp. MME1 genome carries:
- the hisC gene encoding histidinol-phosphate transaminase — translated: MSNTQHLARKTVQALTPYLSARRIGGKGHIWLNANEAPDCSEYQLDSSKLNRYPEFQPPALINAYASYAGVNNEQLLTTRGADESIEILIRTFCEPGIDSILICPPTYGMYAISAETCGVAIEEVALDAQFDVDYFAVEQAVNKSDSQVKIVFLCAPNNPTGNMLDREKLVHLLQATAGKALIVADEAYIEFCPERSQVDLIAQHENLVLTRTLSKAFALAAIRCGFTIAQAPVIAMLSKVIAPYPMPEPIAQIATQALSEKGLAVMLERVAILNNNRQLLQQALNELDCVTEVFPATGNFVLVRFKDSAKVFAAFANNGIIMRDFATKKRLENCIRITIGNQAEMEATLTTLKSL